The DNA segment GATGTCATTGCCGCCGGCCGCACGACCCGAGCCGCCTTGGATGAGGTTATGGATTATGGTCGTCCGCACCGCATTCAATTGGTTAGTCTGGTGGATCGAGGTTGTCGTGAGCTGCCTATTCAGCCTGACTATCTTGGGATGGAGATCACGACCAAGCCCGAAGAATGGGTTAGTGTTCATATAGAAGAAATTGACGGGGAAGATGCCGTGTTGTTGAATCGCCGTTTGACTTCTCCAAAGTCTGAAGAGAATTAATCCCATGAAAACAGAGCCTCTCCTTCGTTGGACTAAAAAAGACCTGATTGGAATCCGAGAATTAAGCCGCAGCGAAATTGAAATCATCTTGGATTTGACGCCTAAATTTCTCTCCGTTTCAGAGCGTGCAAGCGGTATTAAAAAAGTGCCGCTCCTGCAGGGGCGTCTCGTGGTAAACTGGTTTCATGAACCGAGTACGCGAACACGCACTTCCTTTGAGTTGGCTGCGAAGCGGCTCAGCGCCGATATTCTTTCCATTACTGCGTCGTCATTGAGCACCGTCAAAGGGGAAACCCTCCATGACACCCTCGCCAATATTGAAGCGATGAATACGGATATTCTCGTGTTGCGCCACAGCGGTGCCGGTGTACCGCACATTCTTGCTAAAGATCATGCATCCCATATCATCAATGCAGGCGACGGCAGGCACGAACATCCGACGCAAGCCTTGTTGGATGCCTTCACGATGCGCGAGGAAATGCGCAGGCTCTACAATGATCCCAACCGCGGCTTGGACGGGATCAAGGTCGCCCTGGTTGGAGATATTCAACATAGCCGCGTCGCACGGAGCAACATACACGCCCTGACTAAACTGGGCGCAGACGTGACTGTGTGCGGTCCGGCAACACTCCTGCCCCGCGGTATCGAAGGCTTTGGGGTGAAGGTGACGACCGATTTGGGTGAAGCCTTAGAAAATGTGGATGTGATCTATGCGTTGCGCATTCAGATGGAACGTCAAGGCAAGGCGCTGTTTCCGAGTGTGGGCGAATATGTGCGTCTCTTTCGCATCGATCGTGATGCCCTGTGCTATGCGCCGGACCATGCCATAGTGATGCACCCCGGTCCGATCAATCGTGATCTGGAACTGTCGACGGAAGTGGCCGATGGGCCGCGCAGTGTTATTTTAAAACAA comes from the Candidatus Hydrogenedentota bacterium genome and includes:
- a CDS encoding aspartate carbamoyltransferase catalytic subunit, encoding MKTEPLLRWTKKDLIGIRELSRSEIEIILDLTPKFLSVSERASGIKKVPLLQGRLVVNWFHEPSTRTRTSFELAAKRLSADILSITASSLSTVKGETLHDTLANIEAMNTDILVLRHSGAGVPHILAKDHASHIINAGDGRHEHPTQALLDAFTMREEMRRLYNDPNRGLDGIKVALVGDIQHSRVARSNIHALTKLGADVTVCGPATLLPRGIEGFGVKVTTDLGEALENVDVIYALRIQMERQGKALFPSVGEYVRLFRIDRDALCYAPDHAIVMHPGPINRDLELSTEVADGPRSVILKQVTNGVAVRMAVMHVLANAGSSKEL